The Papaver somniferum cultivar HN1 chromosome 6, ASM357369v1, whole genome shotgun sequence genome segment TTGAGCATACACTCATGAACACAGCATTACTCTGCTACTACCACACTTTGCCCGCCGATCCGAAATGTTGGGGAACGCCCATAAGCCTTTGATCCGTTTCACCTGCAACAGAGTGGGGGGTGGAGGAAACCCGTACCTCCGAACTGATCCAGTGAAGTAGATGTCTAATCGAAGCAGCTCGATATGATCCCATACCTAAAGCTAACATAATATAACCCAACTGTGACATTGTCGAATAAGCCACTAAAAGGTATCAATTGAGAAATTAGCCCAAAAACCAAACCACGTCATTCATTAAATGCTTTTGAAGTAGCATCTGCGAAATAAGTACCATTTAAAGATTCTACTTACACACAATGTTAATCCAAATTTAGGCTCATATAAGGATAAGTTGACCACACAATTGCACAGATAAACGCAGTGCTAAACATTCTAAACATGAACAAACAAGGAAAAACAGTACATCCCACTTCAAAATGAACGCAATTAGAACATGATATATGATAAGAGCTACAAATTCATTAGTTTGCACTAAAAGCGCCCACACAATAGACTAAAACCAAAAGAGGTCTAACAAGTATGGATGGATTAAACAACAACACTACCATATCTCATATACTTTTGAGAGACGCTAACGTTTTCATCTACTAACTACATTGAAGTAAAACTAGTGAAAGAAATAAAGATAAGTTTGTTCAAATCTAAGGCTGGACGACTGTTTTGCCCCAAAATATACTCCAAAATGTGTTTGCCTCTTTCTTTGATGATAAATTGTATACAACGAAACAAAGCTTTGCCCCATTGCAAAGCTTCTAGTGCTCTAGTAGTCAATCAGTTGATTCGACCAAACATCCTAACATTCTCTTCTCCTAACGCTTCCAATGAAACAAAGCTATACTCATGACGAATGGTTTCAAAAACATCCAAACCAGTAGTAACATCATTCAGAAGCTCTTTTATACTTTCAGTTCTCAGGTTATAACTTAAGTAAGTTTTTTCATCATCCCAGTATAAAATCTCCCCGTTCTTCGTGAGGGCCAAGAAATCCTTACCACAGTCACGTTCGGATTGCAAGGTGCCTGCCAAACTCCAATTGGAGGAATCCTCTTCCTTTTCGTTAAAGCTACCACCGCTACTATCATTTTTCTTATTAAATGACCATACATCAGCAGAACCTTCTAAACGCATATAACACAAGCAGCCTCCTAAAACTTGGATTCGATAATAACAAGGAAGTGCAAAATTTGGGTCACCAGGCAGGAGAGGGTAATCAGGCAGCATAGGGAGCAGACGGAACACCTCATCTGCCAGATTGAAGGCCACAATTCTATCAAAGTTCGATTTCATTAGTTTACCAGGAACCTCAGCTTTCCATGGTAGTATCTTTTGGTGCAACCAATAAATCTCTCCATCTGCATGCACACCCGGTGAATGAGAATTATTCGTCTGCAACGAATAAGCAATCTCCCCTTTGTTTCTCCAGCCCGTACCAGCCCCAATAGTGTATACCTGAACTTGTCCTGGTTCTGTATGTTCATCTGATTCATAGGAGATTCTAACCACCTTATACTCATTCGTTTTGTCGTTGTAACCAAACCCAAATACATTTCGACGACATTTTTCACCACAAATTGGTAACAGTATGTATTCTCTAGTAACAGGATTACAGATATAGAGAGGATCATTAAAAGCCCCATATCTACCATCTATAGGTATAGataaacaaatcaaaccattagAAGAACCAATTATCACAGACTTTTTCTCCCAAAATTTAGTTATACCGAATGACATCGACTTACAATCATCTCTGCTAATGAGTGGATGATTCATCTTGGAGATTCTGAGTTGAGATTGTGGTTGTTCATTATTATTATCATATTCTAAAGAGAGAAGCTGCACTTTATCTTTTGGTAACATATTGAGGAAAATGAAACTAATCTTTGAATCTGAAGGAGGGGTATTAACCTTAGAAAGATGAGAGATGAAGTGTTTCCATGTCTTTGATACTAATCTGCATTCACAAACAGATTCAAATGGAACCCTAACAAATATGTGTAGTATGATTTCTTCAGGAAGAACTCTCTCCATCGATTGCTTGATGATTTTGTTATACTGCTGTGTGTGCATTTGAGTcttgagaagatgaagaattcTTTTAGTTGCAGGAATTTGCAAGATTATTTACCTGGGTAGTTGATAGTAATAAATAATAGGGTGCGGTCTCGGGCTCTCGGCTCTATAAAGTCTAACCTAACAGCATGGTGTTGGTGTACAGTCCTAACTCTAAAAAGTGTGTAGCAGACTCTAGTTGGTCTAGACTTGACCTTACTTTCGTATCATGTTCCCTAATAACACTGTTTGCAGCGCTTCATATTATCTAATTCTATTTCCCTTTTATTTTTAATATGGAAAattgctttttttcttttttttttttaatttaagatTAGGAATTAaacttttattatttatttattttaaaagaaattaGGTGGATTGATAAAAAGAAATTAGTACATAGGAATTTCCAACGTGTTGGTTTCCCTTATCTCAATTGTGTGACTTGAGATATTGGTTTCTACCAACACATTGttctccctgatttcaacaataGATAAAGCAAGAGAGTTTGAGAAACTTAAATCagcagaaagaaaaaaattaagaaaaactgGCATTTGCAAGCACTGTTGTTTATGAAACCGTCTTTTCCTTGCTTCTTTTGCCAGGGTATCGGCTACTGCATTGCATCTTCTATTCTTGTAAGTAAGACCCAAAAAatgattgaaaaagcggaggtctaacaacaccacctaatatttcgcttagcaatctgtataaataaactcgaatatacttttaagagaatcaacaagactcagtcaattaaaagtacatcaacgagtttatatctctctccctctcttgatttgatttcctcaaacagaaactgcgagtactaatcaaatacaaggaataacttggatggtaccaaataccaatatccaaggatcaatcaatgacaatcaacaaccaaagtttggattactctagttgatgatctaacgcacaacctgtattatttcaattataaagataaaacaatataatgcggaaactgaaataacacagacaccagaaattttgttaacgaggaaaccgcaaatgcagaaaaaccccgggacctagtccagattgaacacacactgtattaagccgctacagacactagcctactccaagctaacttcatactggactgtagttgaaccccaatcagtctcccactgatccaaggtacagttgtactccctacgcctctgatcgcagcaggatactgtgcacttgattccc includes the following:
- the LOC113291454 gene encoding F-box protein At3g07870-like, which translates into the protein MERVLPEEIILHIFVRVPFESVCECRLVSKTWKHFISHLSKVNTPPSDSKISFIFLNMLPKDKVQLLSLEYDNNNEQPQSQLRISKMNHPLISRDDCKSMSFGITKFWEKKSVIIGSSNGLICLSIPIDGRYGAFNDPLYICNPVTREYILLPICGEKCRRNVFGFGYNDKTNEYKVVRISYESDEHTEPGQVQVYTIGAGTGWRNKGEIAYSLQTNNSHSPGVHADGEIYWLHQKILPWKAEVPGKLMKSNFDRIVAFNLADEVFRLLPMLPDYPLLPGDPNFALPCYYRIQVLGGCLCYMRLEGSADVWSFNKKNDSSGGSFNEKEEDSSNWSLAGTLQSERDCGKDFLALTKNGEILYWDDEKTYLSYNLRTESIKELLNDVTTGLDVFETIRHEYSFVSLEALGEENVRMFGRIN